One genomic region from Sphingobacterium sp. UGAL515B_05 encodes:
- a CDS encoding putative zinc-binding metallopeptidase has protein sequence MKLSNKLFMLLASCGVLFSACNKEDKLNPNSVFVDSTIPKNALDNYLYKNYILPYNVEILYKYVDKESDMSYRLVPAPFESSIRLSKLMLYLVMEPYSEVTGGKEFLKNNFPKLITFTGSAPIQTNGVMILGTAESGTKVSLYNLLELNETNGKNPAFLTGRFFKTVHHEFQHILNQNKPYPSNFKEITGTSYVEDDWNAKYPANATGIGAAIAAGFISPYASKADTEDFAELYSFYVTRSQADFDAMLNVENSTAAGRALILSKLAIVKNYMKSEWGIDMDLLRANILARYPNLNTFDQTTLN, from the coding sequence ATGAAATTAAGTAATAAACTATTTATGTTATTAGCTTCATGCGGAGTGTTGTTTTCTGCATGTAACAAAGAGGATAAATTAAATCCCAATAGTGTTTTTGTAGATTCAACAATACCAAAGAACGCTTTGGACAATTACCTCTATAAAAACTATATTCTACCCTACAATGTCGAAATACTGTACAAGTACGTCGATAAAGAATCTGATATGAGCTATCGATTGGTACCTGCACCTTTTGAATCTTCTATAAGATTGTCCAAGCTTATGCTTTATCTTGTTATGGAGCCATATTCAGAAGTGACAGGAGGGAAGGAGTTCCTTAAAAACAACTTTCCAAAATTAATTACGTTTACTGGTTCAGCTCCAATTCAAACAAACGGTGTCATGATTTTGGGAACAGCAGAATCAGGTACAAAAGTATCTTTGTATAATTTGTTGGAATTAAATGAAACCAATGGTAAAAACCCAGCTTTTCTGACGGGCCGATTTTTCAAAACAGTTCACCATGAGTTTCAACATATTTTAAATCAGAATAAGCCTTATCCAAGTAATTTTAAGGAGATCACAGGTACTAGTTACGTGGAGGATGACTGGAATGCGAAATATCCTGCCAATGCTACAGGTATAGGAGCCGCGATCGCAGCAGGCTTTATTTCACCGTATGCTTCTAAGGCCGATACTGAGGATTTTGCTGAACTGTATTCGTTCTATGTTACGCGGAGTCAAGCTGATTTTGACGCCATGCTGAATGTTGAAAATTCTACGGCAGCGGGAAGGGCTTTGATCCTTTCAAAATTAGCAATTGTGAAAAACTATATGAAATCTGAGTGGGGAATTGATATGGATCTATTAAGAGCCAATATTCTTGCTCGTTATCCTAATCTTAACACTTTTGATCAAACAACTTTAAATTAA
- a CDS encoding DUF4302 domain-containing protein → MKFKLFILGITILSLSASCEKKMDRIFEESPSDRLNASVANVYSTLQANKDGWIIKYFPSSGLEFGGYTLFAKFNNTTDVSIEGDFTTLAAQVSTYTVAPGAGAILTFDTYNRIFHYFALPAVFNREPAYQLPGFLTASIGASNEGMKGENDFLVTKASADSIVMEGRKSYNKVVMVPIKSSEASTIIATYRAALTKFHAFSNYKFEVGTESLAATFSTAATKRALLIAGNTKPYAYRYTPTGLEFYTEYEVNGVKFRELKYVEPTGAYTKGYFTNDAGTIKLVPQS, encoded by the coding sequence ATGAAATTTAAACTATTTATTTTAGGAATAACCATTTTGTCTTTGAGCGCAAGTTGTGAGAAGAAGATGGATCGTATTTTTGAAGAAAGTCCGAGTGACCGTCTGAACGCGAGTGTGGCTAATGTATACTCTACTTTACAAGCGAATAAAGATGGTTGGATAATCAAGTATTTTCCAAGCAGCGGATTAGAATTTGGAGGATATACCTTATTTGCCAAATTTAATAATACCACTGATGTTAGCATTGAAGGTGATTTTACAACACTTGCTGCACAGGTAAGTACTTATACTGTTGCACCTGGTGCTGGCGCAATTTTGACCTTCGATACCTATAATCGCATATTTCATTATTTTGCATTGCCTGCAGTCTTTAATAGGGAACCTGCATATCAATTACCCGGTTTCCTTACAGCATCAATTGGTGCGAGTAACGAGGGGATGAAAGGTGAAAATGATTTCTTGGTAACAAAGGCATCAGCTGATTCCATTGTCATGGAAGGTAGAAAATCGTACAATAAGGTTGTGATGGTCCCGATTAAATCTTCAGAGGCTTCTACAATTATAGCGACCTACCGCGCTGCGCTTACAAAATTCCATGCATTTTCAAATTACAAATTTGAAGTTGGGACAGAATCCTTAGCAGCAACATTTTCAACCGCAGCAACGAAACGAGCATTATTGATTGCAGGTAATACTAAACCATATGCTTATCGTTATACGCCTACTGGACTCGAATTTTACACAGAATATGAAGTAAATGGAGTGAAGTTTAGAGAATTGAAGTATGTAGAACCAACAGGAGCGTATACCAAAGGTTATTTTACCAACGATGCAGGAACGATCAAGTTAGTCCCACAAAGTTAA